The Chloroflexota bacterium genomic sequence GTGATAGTTCATCGTCAAAGATGACTACGTTGTAGCCCAGGCTCTCGCGCAGGGAGCGTATCTCAGCCACCTTGCCTGGGCCAATAAACGTGGCCGGATTGATCGCATCCAGATACTGGTACGTGCGCCCGACAACTTCTATCCCGGCGGTGTTCGCCAGAAGTTCCAGTTCATCCAGGCAATCGCTGATGTCCCAGTCGTTTCGCTGGGCCTTGAGTTGTGCGCCAACCAGGAAGCCCTGTTCTGTTGGCTCCTCAACTTCGCGCAACCGAACGTTCGCGATAGGTTTACCTCCCTCAACGTCTATTTGGGATGGACCCATCATACCATATCCAAGCACACCGTTGCAAGTTAGCCCCGGCTCACCAACACAAAAAGGGTCAGGCTGCCTGACCCTTTGCGTGGGGTTACTGCATTGTGTGTCGCGCGGAGCCGCTACTGGGCGCCGTGTTGCTCCAGGAACGCCACCGCGTCGCCCACCGTCTGGATTTTGCGGGCATCCTCGTCGGAGATTCGCCCGCCAAACTCGTCCTCAAAGGCCATGATCAGTTCCACGAGGTCCAACGAATCAGCGCCAAGGTCTTCTCGGAAACGGGCCTCCGGTACGACCTTCTCCTCCGGGACTCCCAGTTGCTCCACGATGATCTTCTTGACTCGCTCAAAAATAGTCATTTCCCCGCCTCCTTCATTGTAGAGAATGGCACGCCTGGAACGGTTGCGGCGCATTTTACCACAGTTATCACCGCGTTGACAAGCAAGGATTTCGCGACTAATATACCCGTCAGCAGAAACACTTGGTACGGGAGTAAGTTGCGCTGAGCAGGGATATTCACGAGCAGAGAAAAACTGAGCATTTGCGCATAGCGCTTGAGGAGACCGGGGTCTCAAGTTATGTCAAGACGGGCCTTGAG encodes the following:
- a CDS encoding acyl carrier protein — encoded protein: MTIFERVKKIIVEQLGVPEEKVVPEARFREDLGADSLDLVELIMAFEDEFGGRISDEDARKIQTVGDAVAFLEQHGAQ